The Halomonas qaidamensis genome includes the window TGCGTTTCTACGTGGTTTGCAAAACGTTTTAGTCGCTACTAGGTCGTAGATTGGCGCGTAAAGGCTGTAACGCAAGCGGTTCCATGCGGTGGTGTTCACCATAGGGTTACTACCTCTTCATAGGATTGCCACCCCGAAAGGGCTGCCGCGCACTCAGTCAATCTTGTTCAACGTCTGCGAAGGGCTTTCACCAAATTGCTGCTTATAGTCATGAGAGAATTGTCCCAAATGCCAAAAGCCCCAGTGGGTGGCAATGTCAGTTACCGTTTGGTGAGGCGCTGCCTTACGCAGGGCGCGTCGCACTCTGTTAAGCCGCGTTAAACGTAAAAACTGCAGCGGGCTAATACCTAGGATAGACGTAAAACTGTATTGCAGCGTACGCCGGCTGACATGGGTTAGCTCGCATAGCGTATCCATGGTCACTGGACCTTCTAAGTGTTCATCAACATAGTACTTGACCCGGTCAACTACGGCTTTTCTGTGGGCGTAGCTGGGTGGCAGTTCATGGCTTACTGGATTGGCTTGCAGTACTTCCAGTAGCCCCGTTAGTAAAATATCTTGATGCACATTTTCAGCGATGGTGCCCTGCTGATGTGAGAGTAAGCGTTCAAGTAAAAACGACACCGCGTGCAGCGTGTCGGGTGCAACCCGGCGGCGTGGAGACCCTTGCCACTCATTATCGAGTATCACGCCTTGCCGATGGGCGGCAGCCTGTAAGATCGGCATGCGTATCACCAGTCCATAAATATCAAATGCTTCTGGCGTCACCAGTTCAAAATCGTGACCGCCGGGGTGGCACATCACTTCATGCTTTTCCAACATCTGCCCGTTGATTCGTGAACCTGTCGCCCGCGTGGGTATGCCTAGCCATAGCGAGTCAGCCCACACGCGGCAGTCTTGGCGTAGGGCTTGCCCTGTATGTTCTTTGAATACCTGCATGGCGGATAGCTCAATTTCATCCAGCCGACCATAAAAGCGACCAGGACTTAGTTGGTCGTATTGCTGCTGCCAGCGGGTCAAATTCTGGGCATGTTCGTCGGCATCAAACGCTTCTTGTATGCACTTTTTTGGTGCGACGCCTTGGCTTGTCAAGGTCACTTGCAACTCCTTTGAACGCAATAAAAGCGCTATCACGTCGCTAATTCATTGTATTTATTTTGTTTTCTTATCAGTAGGGCATGTTTGCCAAAACTCGATACTCTCCATTAAGTGATAGCGCTATTGTGGAAACAAGCAAATTCTGTTCCCAAACGCGTATACGGTGTCGTTGTCGTTTAACTATAAAAAAGGAAGGTCCTATGGCGCAGACCTATCACACCACTGTCGGAAGCCGCCGCTATCGCTTTAATGGCCTGGCGGAATTAATGGCCAAGGCCACGCCACCACGCTCCGGTGACCGCTTAGCAGGTGTTATTGCAGAATCAGCAGAAGAGCGGGTAGTGGCGCAAATGGTACTGGCAGAACTGCCGCTGACCACGTTTTTGAATGAGGTGCTGATCCCTTATGAGCACGATGAAATTACTCGATTAATCATCGATGAGCACGATGCCGCTGCGTTTGCGCCGCTGACGCATTTAACCGTGGGTGATTTTCGCAATTGGCTGCTGTCCGACCATGCCACCAGCGATGTGTTAGCCGCGGCTCGCCCTGGCATTACCCCTGAAATGGCCGCGGCTGTTAGCAAGTTGATGCGCAATCAAGACTTGATGCTGGTTGCCAAGAAGTGCCAAGTGACGACCGCGTTTCGCAATACGATTGGTTTGCCGGGACGGTTATCCACGCGTTTGCAGCCCAACCATCCTACTGATGACGTGACCGGGATTGCCGCCAGTATTCTGGATGGCCTGTTATATGGCAGTGGCGATGCGGTCATTGGTATCAATCCTGCTACTGATAACGTTGCCCAGAGCATCAAGCTAATGCGCCTGATGGATGACGTCATTCAGAAGTACGAAATCCCCACCCAATCCTGCGTGCTAACCCATGTGACCAACACGCTCGAAGCGATTGAGCAGGGCGCGCCGGTGGATCTTGTCTTTCAATCCATTGGCGGTACCGAAGCCACCAACCGCAGCTTTGGCTTTGATTTGAGTACGCTGGCGGAAGCTGAGGCAGCCGCTCAGACCCTGAACCGCGGTACGGTCGGGCGCAATGTGATGTATTTCGAAACTGGCCAGGGCAGTTCGCTTTCCGCAGACGCTCATCATGGTTTGGATCAGCAAACCTGTGAAGCCCGCGCCTACGCGGTGGCACGTAAGTTCAACCCGTTGCTGGTGAATACGGTGGTGGGGTTTATCGGCCCTGAATACCTGTACGACGGCAAAGAGATTACGCGCGCGGGGCTGGAAGATCACTTCTGTGGCAAGTTGTTAGGCGTGCCCATGGGCTGTGACGTGTGCTACACCAACCACGCTGAAGCTGATCAAAACGATATGGACAACCTGCTGACGCTGTTAGGCGTGGCGGGCTGTAATTTTGTGATGGGCATCCCCGGCTCTGACGACATCATGCTCAACTACCAAACTACTTCCTTTCACGATGCCCTTTACGCACGGCGAGTGCTTGGGTTGAAGGCAGCACCGGAGTTCGAGCAGTGGCTGGCGAAGATGCATATCTTCCAAGACGTGTCTTCCTACCGGCTCAACGATCAACTACCGGCCGCGTTCGCCAATAGCCTACGCCACCTGCCAAACGAGGCTGCCCGCGATGTCTGATCATCAACCGAAAGAAGCGCCGCCGATTGTGATCGCGAACCCATGGGA containing:
- a CDS encoding helix-turn-helix domain-containing protein, which codes for MTLTSQGVAPKKCIQEAFDADEHAQNLTRWQQQYDQLSPGRFYGRLDEIELSAMQVFKEHTGQALRQDCRVWADSLWLGIPTRATGSRINGQMLEKHEVMCHPGGHDFELVTPEAFDIYGLVIRMPILQAAAHRQGVILDNEWQGSPRRRVAPDTLHAVSFLLERLLSHQQGTIAENVHQDILLTGLLEVLQANPVSHELPPSYAHRKAVVDRVKYYVDEHLEGPVTMDTLCELTHVSRRTLQYSFTSILGISPLQFLRLTRLNRVRRALRKAAPHQTVTDIATHWGFWHLGQFSHDYKQQFGESPSQTLNKID
- a CDS encoding ethanolamine ammonia-lyase subunit EutB → MAQTYHTTVGSRRYRFNGLAELMAKATPPRSGDRLAGVIAESAEERVVAQMVLAELPLTTFLNEVLIPYEHDEITRLIIDEHDAAAFAPLTHLTVGDFRNWLLSDHATSDVLAAARPGITPEMAAAVSKLMRNQDLMLVAKKCQVTTAFRNTIGLPGRLSTRLQPNHPTDDVTGIAASILDGLLYGSGDAVIGINPATDNVAQSIKLMRLMDDVIQKYEIPTQSCVLTHVTNTLEAIEQGAPVDLVFQSIGGTEATNRSFGFDLSTLAEAEAAAQTLNRGTVGRNVMYFETGQGSSLSADAHHGLDQQTCEARAYAVARKFNPLLVNTVVGFIGPEYLYDGKEITRAGLEDHFCGKLLGVPMGCDVCYTNHAEADQNDMDNLLTLLGVAGCNFVMGIPGSDDIMLNYQTTSFHDALYARRVLGLKAAPEFEQWLAKMHIFQDVSSYRLNDQLPAAFANSLRHLPNEAARDV